One part of the Sulfolobus tengchongensis genome encodes these proteins:
- the pcn gene encoding proliferating cell nuclear antigen (pcna) has protein sequence MKVVYEDVRDLKNIVQTLAKLVDEAALKFKPEGVELVALDRAHISLITVNLPKEMFREYDVNEEFKFGFNTQYLTKILKIAKRKEAIEIITESPDQVTINILGSTNREFNIKNLEITEQEIPEINLQFDVSATISSDGFKSAISEVSAVSDNVIIEGHEDKILIKAEGENKIEVEFSKETGGLQDLDFSKEAKNAYSAEYLNDVLSLTKLSDLVKVSFASQKPLQLSFNMEGGGKVTYLLAPKVG, from the coding sequence ATGAAAGTAGTTTATGAGGACGTGAGGGATCTTAAAAATATTGTACAAACTTTAGCTAAACTAGTTGATGAGGCTGCGCTAAAATTTAAACCAGAGGGGGTAGAATTAGTTGCATTAGATAGGGCTCATATTTCTCTTATTACTGTAAATTTGCCTAAGGAAATGTTTAGGGAATATGATGTAAACGAAGAGTTTAAATTTGGATTTAATACTCAATATCTTACAAAAATACTAAAAATAGCTAAAAGAAAAGAGGCAATAGAAATAATTACCGAATCTCCAGATCAAGTTACAATAAATATCTTGGGCAGTACTAATAGGGAATTTAATATCAAAAATTTGGAAATAACAGAGCAGGAAATACCTGAAATTAACCTTCAGTTTGATGTATCAGCGACCATCTCTTCAGATGGCTTTAAGTCCGCTATATCTGAAGTTTCAGCTGTGAGCGATAATGTAATCATAGAAGGCCATGAAGATAAAATATTAATTAAGGCTGAAGGTGAAAATAAGATTGAGGTTGAATTTTCTAAGGAAACTGGTGGTCTTCAAGATTTAGATTTCTCTAAGGAGGCGAAAAACGCATACTCTGCTGAGTATTTAAATGATGTATTATCTTTAACTAAGCTCTCAGATTTAGTTAAAGTTTCATTTGCTAGCCAAAAGCCACTCCAATTATCTTTTAATATGGAAGGAGGGGGGAAAGTTACTTATTTGCTAGCTCCAAAAGTAGGATAA
- a CDS encoding cobyrinate a,c-diamide synthase gives MKRILISSDRSGSGKTLITSALMRTLSKKYKVRGFKAGPDFIDPGYHKIATGYPSINLDLWMMGEENVKKSIVKYGKGFDVGIIEGVMGLYDGVNTSYSTYEISKVTKTPIVLVINCSNIGSTAGAIIKGLKYYRNDIDIRGVIFNKVGSEAHYSYCKNSVEDAEVLGYIPFDKNLEVKSRHLGLITIEDNKEVQNLINTASELVEKYIDVDKLLEIANDEELKISLDSEENEREIKPKIAIAYDSAFSFYYQENLDLLKSRYELKFFSPLNNEYVENAEAIYIGGGYPELHLSELENAVITKNWLKKMSYSGVKIYAECGGLMYLSKNLVDENNKKYSMVGIFDIDIKAKDKLTIGYTELEAIKENFLARKNAILRGHEFHVSKPLSVNEKEFIFKVRIGRGITEKMDGVKNGNTIASYSHLHFSNFQQKIVF, from the coding sequence ATGAAACGAATATTAATATCGTCTGACAGAAGCGGGTCTGGAAAAACTCTTATAACCTCAGCACTTATGCGGACGTTATCCAAAAAATATAAGGTTAGGGGCTTTAAGGCAGGACCAGATTTTATAGATCCGGGATATCACAAAATTGCAACCGGCTACCCTTCTATAAATCTGGACTTATGGATGATGGGAGAAGAAAATGTTAAAAAAAGCATAGTTAAGTACGGAAAAGGTTTTGATGTAGGTATAATTGAAGGTGTTATGGGATTATACGATGGTGTGAATACATCTTATAGTACGTACGAAATATCAAAAGTTACAAAGACTCCTATAGTTTTAGTAATAAACTGCTCAAATATAGGAAGTACAGCAGGTGCAATAATAAAGGGATTGAAATATTATAGGAATGATATAGATATACGTGGGGTTATCTTCAATAAAGTAGGTTCGGAAGCACACTATAGCTACTGTAAAAATTCAGTGGAAGATGCAGAAGTACTGGGGTATATTCCATTCGACAAAAATCTGGAGGTAAAATCAAGGCATTTAGGTCTAATCACTATTGAGGATAATAAGGAGGTACAAAATCTAATTAATACTGCTTCAGAATTAGTAGAGAAGTATATTGATGTAGATAAACTGCTTGAAATTGCAAATGATGAAGAACTTAAGATTTCCCTAGATAGTGAAGAAAATGAGAGAGAAATAAAGCCTAAGATTGCAATTGCGTACGATTCTGCATTTAGTTTTTATTATCAGGAAAACTTAGATTTATTAAAAAGTAGGTATGAGTTAAAATTCTTTAGCCCATTGAATAATGAATATGTTGAAAATGCAGAAGCTATATATATCGGTGGAGGATATCCGGAGCTACATTTGTCTGAGCTGGAAAACGCTGTTATTACAAAAAACTGGCTTAAAAAAATGTCATATTCTGGAGTCAAAATCTATGCTGAATGCGGTGGTTTAATGTATCTATCTAAAAATTTGGTAGATGAAAACAATAAAAAGTATAGTATGGTAGGAATCTTTGATATAGATATAAAAGCCAAGGATAAACTAACAATAGGATATACGGAATTAGAAGCAATTAAGGAGAATTTCCTAGCTAGGAAAAATGCTATTCTCAGAGGACATGAATTTCATGTCTCTAAACCTTTAAGCGTTAATGAGAAAGAATTCATATTCAAAGTTAGAATAGGAAGAGGAATCACTGAGAAGATGGACGGAGTAAAAAATGGAAATACTATAGCTAGCTATTCACATTTGCATTTCTCTAACTTTCAGCAGAAGATTGTCTTCTGA
- a CDS encoding DUF2208 family protein, producing MSASGYNPFNWKFILLSQVMMILFSLVLSFFPSYFIEFYILYILVYLGITSVIMMRSNPLLRERRSLGEITAARTLYEEKKANELINKDEEYIKETTEVMKKNFSSLGIMFLYMIILIIVYNYVVIHFVKTISDTLYKFGFFVLYFELLYGVSFLLNRRVLRFQTNIPMAPTSYRITEKGIIATDKSGVFLPSKYLVDAEISQNRDKKYVEIKSASKFPFHVRLYSQDIDKILELLDRVKKIELRRQSSAES from the coding sequence ATGTCTGCTAGTGGATATAATCCATTTAATTGGAAGTTTATCTTACTATCGCAAGTGATGATGATATTATTTTCATTAGTGCTTAGCTTTTTCCCATCATACTTTATAGAATTTTATATATTATACATCTTGGTTTATTTAGGCATAACATCTGTTATAATGATGCGATCTAATCCATTACTTAGAGAGAGAAGATCTCTAGGAGAGATAACAGCGGCTAGAACGCTATATGAGGAAAAGAAGGCTAATGAATTAATTAACAAAGATGAGGAGTATATAAAGGAAACTACAGAGGTTATGAAAAAGAATTTCTCGTCGTTAGGTATAATGTTCCTTTATATGATTATATTGATAATAGTATATAATTATGTCGTGATACATTTTGTAAAGACTATTTCAGATACTTTATATAAGTTTGGATTCTTCGTCTTGTATTTCGAGCTACTTTATGGCGTAAGCTTTTTGTTAAATAGACGTGTATTAAGATTTCAGACAAACATTCCAATGGCTCCAACATCTTATCGAATAACTGAAAAAGGTATAATAGCTACTGATAAATCCGGAGTATTTTTACCCTCTAAGTACTTAGTGGATGCTGAGATTTCTCAGAATAGAGATAAGAAGTATGTAGAAATAAAATCTGCTTCAAAATTCCCATTTCATGTCAGACTTTACTCACAAGATATAGATAAAATTCTTGAATTGCTTGATAGGGTAAAGAAAATAGAACTCAGAAGACAATCTTCTGCTGAAAGTTAG
- a CDS encoding 3,4-dihydroxy-2-butanone-4-phosphate synthase: MDFLSLRKDLESGIPVLIYDFDGREEETDMVFYAGAISWKSIYLLRKEAGGLICYATSREEAKALGLNFIVNDLSKHPVYNKLVKKPSYGDYPAFSLWVNHIQTKTGISDYDRYLTISELHKVIVKTRLDLEEARQEFYNNFMIPGHVPILIARDLSERKGHTELSIALLHKLGLERSAVITEILDEKISMNKEKAKKMAENLGFQFVEGKEILKEVATI; encoded by the coding sequence ATGGATTTTCTTAGTCTTCGAAAGGATTTAGAATCCGGAATACCAGTGCTAATCTATGACTTCGATGGAAGAGAAGAAGAAACTGATATGGTATTTTACGCCGGGGCAATAAGTTGGAAGAGTATATATTTATTGAGAAAAGAAGCGGGTGGGTTGATATGCTATGCAACATCTCGTGAAGAAGCAAAAGCTTTAGGATTAAACTTTATTGTAAATGATCTCTCAAAGCATCCAGTTTATAATAAGTTAGTAAAAAAACCCTCGTATGGGGATTATCCTGCATTCTCATTATGGGTTAACCACATACAAACAAAAACCGGAATATCAGACTATGATAGATACTTAACAATAAGTGAACTACATAAAGTAATAGTAAAAACAAGGCTGGATCTAGAGGAAGCAAGACAAGAATTTTATAATAATTTTATGATACCGGGGCATGTACCTATTCTCATTGCAAGAGATCTTAGTGAGCGTAAAGGACATACTGAGTTGTCAATAGCTCTACTGCATAAACTAGGATTAGAGAGGAGTGCAGTAATAACGGAAATCCTAGATGAAAAAATAAGTATGAACAAGGAAAAAGCAAAAAAGATGGCCGAAAACCTTGGATTTCAATTTGTTGAAGGTAAGGAGATCTTGAAGGAGGTAGCTACAATATGA
- the ribC gene encoding riboflavin synthase, translating to MRKYGIADTTFSRVDMGKIAYKIIRDEDDEAEIIRYTVPGIKDLPVAAKRLIDEGCDGVITLGWVGKTMLDKYSYLATSIGLIIVQILTSKHVIDVTIHEDEADSEEKLKEIAIDRTSKHARNLVKLVKEGKNALTKYAGKGLRQGFRDAGEID from the coding sequence ATGAGAAAATATGGCATAGCAGATACTACGTTTTCAAGAGTAGACATGGGAAAGATAGCATATAAGATAATAAGAGACGAGGATGATGAAGCTGAAATCATCAGATATACGGTACCTGGTATTAAGGATTTACCAGTAGCTGCAAAGAGATTAATAGATGAAGGATGCGATGGAGTAATAACTTTAGGATGGGTGGGAAAAACAATGTTAGATAAGTACAGTTATTTAGCTACAAGCATAGGCTTAATAATAGTTCAGATTCTTACTTCAAAACATGTAATTGATGTCACAATTCATGAGGATGAGGCTGATAGTGAAGAAAAACTAAAGGAAATAGCAATTGATAGAACTAGTAAGCATGCCAGAAATTTAGTTAAATTAGTAAAAGAAGGTAAGAACGCACTAACTAAGTATGCAGGAAAAGGATTAAGACAAGGGTTTAGGGATGCAGGGGAAATTGATTAG
- the ribH gene encoding 6,7-dimethyl-8-ribityllumazine synthase produces the protein MQGKLIRLGIVVAEFNYDITQLMLQKALSHAKFLNAEVKVILKVPGTYDMPLAVKKLLEKDFIDAVVALGAVIKGETKHDEIVAGQTARKLTDLSTEFGKPVTLGIIGPGATHEQAVERIEEYATRAVEAAIKLVQRIKRLDEIKEVPEPVNIE, from the coding sequence ATGCAGGGGAAATTGATTAGATTAGGAATCGTAGTTGCCGAGTTCAATTATGACATAACACAATTAATGTTACAGAAAGCGTTATCACATGCCAAATTTTTGAATGCAGAAGTAAAGGTAATTTTAAAAGTTCCAGGTACGTACGATATGCCTCTTGCAGTCAAAAAACTACTTGAAAAAGATTTCATTGATGCTGTAGTAGCCTTAGGAGCAGTAATAAAAGGAGAGACTAAACATGATGAGATAGTAGCAGGTCAAACAGCTAGAAAGCTAACCGATCTTTCTACAGAATTTGGAAAACCAGTAACTTTAGGAATAATTGGACCTGGCGCTACTCATGAGCAGGCTGTAGAAAGAATAGAAGAGTACGCTACTAGAGCAGTAGAAGCTGCAATAAAGTTAGTTCAAAGAATAAAGAGATTAGACGAAATAAAAGAGGTTCCAGAGCCGGTGAACATAGAGTGA
- a CDS encoding GTP cyclohydrolase IIa — protein sequence MKILAVKLLGYKEWTESLGYDREWLIQKVQNEFMMRIHEIAAEYNTFPLQLRYDNFLMIVDGIASTQLSQMLKDIQQYLPVKIRACLGFGKTPLEAQSIASSCLSNEKRNDFKDYVDEKIAALHFDINYNTQSLHHISIYDSFMEIIDVYLRLSKFLYKIGGIIQYLGGDNYLGFISISDIEKVIEIVKNDDKIKVGIGIGSNARNAIRLATTSLEKIRDNREMAWHIEKEE from the coding sequence GTGAAAATATTAGCTGTAAAACTATTAGGCTATAAAGAATGGACTGAGAGCTTAGGATATGATAGGGAGTGGTTGATTCAAAAAGTCCAAAATGAATTTATGATGAGGATACATGAAATAGCTGCTGAGTATAATACGTTTCCCCTCCAGCTGAGATATGATAACTTTCTAATGATAGTAGATGGAATAGCTAGTACTCAACTATCACAAATGCTAAAAGATATACAGCAATATCTTCCAGTTAAGATAAGAGCTTGTCTAGGCTTCGGAAAAACTCCATTAGAGGCTCAATCTATTGCATCTTCTTGTTTAAGTAATGAAAAAAGAAATGATTTTAAGGATTACGTAGATGAGAAAATAGCAGCATTACACTTCGATATAAATTATAACACACAATCATTACATCACATATCGATATATGATTCCTTTATGGAGATAATTGATGTGTATTTGCGATTATCCAAATTCCTATATAAGATAGGAGGTATAATACAATATTTAGGTGGAGATAATTATCTAGGTTTTATATCTATTAGTGATATTGAGAAAGTAATTGAAATAGTAAAGAATGATGATAAAATAAAAGTGGGAATTGGGATAGGGAGTAATGCTAGAAATGCAATAAGACTAGCTACTACTTCTTTAGAGAAAATAAGGGACAATAGGGAAATGGCATGGCATATAGAGAAAGAAGAGTAG
- a CDS encoding amidohydrolase family protein, producing the protein MAYRERRVVLNVRLGLFGENLEIRENVNLEIQDGVVTHIGNGFSSEGLTFKNGILIPALVNSHVHAADFICQEMGYNKSIREVVGDPNSIKYKCLNSHTKEDVANSLEKFSMRAKELGSNIIIDFREQGIEGSLIAEKVKKEKLIPNHIRYYILGRLEQNELTDENLKKLHGITDGYGLSSESSGIKLDLIKQFFKDKIRAVHVSETERQWLKNDLIYLIEEYEPNLIIHGTHLSEEEIEVIKEKEISLVYCPRSNLWFSVGIPKVVNGLRKGVNLLIGTDNGGVLDPDLWKEMETLLLISRIQEPFSDYSLQILKAATINAYRFLGINGWIEEGKRMEAGILIIEGENSGILSSNNKYLGIIKRGNKIIYNLGAIQKII; encoded by the coding sequence ATGGCATATAGAGAAAGAAGAGTAGTTCTCAATGTCAGATTAGGCTTATTCGGAGAAAACTTGGAAATAAGGGAAAACGTTAATTTAGAAATACAAGATGGTGTAGTAACACATATAGGAAACGGGTTTTCATCAGAGGGTTTAACGTTCAAAAATGGAATACTAATACCAGCATTAGTAAACTCTCACGTTCATGCAGCTGATTTTATATGTCAAGAGATGGGCTATAACAAGTCTATAAGGGAAGTCGTTGGAGATCCTAACAGTATTAAATATAAATGCTTAAATTCACATACGAAAGAAGATGTAGCTAACTCATTAGAAAAATTTTCTATGAGAGCTAAAGAATTAGGTTCAAATATAATAATTGATTTTAGGGAGCAAGGAATAGAAGGAAGTTTGATTGCAGAAAAAGTAAAAAAAGAAAAATTAATTCCAAACCATATTAGATATTATATTTTAGGTAGGCTTGAACAAAATGAATTAACAGATGAAAATTTAAAAAAACTACATGGAATTACAGATGGATATGGTCTATCAAGCGAATCTAGTGGAATTAAACTAGATTTAATAAAGCAATTCTTTAAAGATAAAATTAGAGCTGTACATGTTTCTGAGACTGAAAGACAGTGGCTTAAAAATGATTTGATATACTTAATAGAAGAGTATGAACCAAATTTAATAATACATGGAACACACTTGAGTGAAGAGGAAATTGAAGTTATAAAAGAAAAGGAAATCTCGTTAGTATACTGTCCTAGGAGTAATCTCTGGTTTTCAGTTGGTATTCCGAAGGTAGTAAATGGGTTAAGGAAAGGAGTTAATTTGCTGATCGGAACTGATAATGGAGGAGTTTTAGACCCAGATCTGTGGAAAGAAATGGAAACATTACTCCTAATCTCTAGAATCCAAGAACCTTTCTCTGATTACTCCCTACAAATTCTTAAAGCAGCAACTATTAACGCGTACAGGTTTTTGGGAATTAACGGATGGATAGAAGAAGGTAAGCGTATGGAAGCAGGAATATTGATAATAGAAGGAGAAAATTCAGGTATATTAAGCTCTAATAATAAATATTTAGGCATAATAAAAAGAGGTAATAAGATCATTTATAATCTAGGTGCTATCCAGAAGATCATATGA
- a CDS encoding DNA polymerase sliding clamp: MFKAIYPNAKDFFSFIGSITKVTDTITLNFTEEGIFSRHLTEDKVLMALIRIPKDVLSEYTIEKPISIKLDVTTVKKVIAKAKSKKATIELSETDSGLKIVIRDEKSGAKSTIYAKAEKGDVEQLTEPKVSLSVNFTVDEKILNVIAADMALIGEEMIISTEEDKIKIEVDEEGKRYTAFLVKDKPLKELNIDSSASSSYSIEMFKDAVAGLRGFSAPVSVGFGNNLPMKLDVEATAGGHMIFWIAPRL; the protein is encoded by the coding sequence ATGTTTAAAGCGATCTATCCTAACGCAAAGGACTTTTTCTCATTTATTGGATCTATCACAAAGGTTACGGACACTATTACATTAAATTTCACTGAAGAAGGTATATTCTCAAGGCACCTCACTGAAGACAAAGTACTAATGGCCCTTATAAGGATCCCAAAAGATGTGTTAAGTGAATATACGATTGAAAAACCAATTTCCATTAAATTAGACGTAACTACAGTAAAGAAGGTGATTGCAAAAGCGAAATCTAAAAAAGCTACTATTGAACTCAGCGAGACTGACAGTGGGTTAAAGATTGTCATAAGAGATGAAAAAAGTGGAGCTAAAAGTACGATCTATGCCAAGGCTGAGAAAGGTGATGTGGAACAACTTACTGAACCGAAGGTAAGTCTATCTGTAAACTTTACTGTAGACGAGAAGATTCTTAATGTGATAGCTGCGGATATGGCTTTAATAGGCGAAGAGATGATAATTTCCACAGAGGAAGATAAGATAAAAATTGAAGTTGATGAGGAAGGAAAAAGATATACTGCATTTCTAGTCAAAGATAAACCTTTGAAGGAGTTGAATATTGATTCTTCGGCTTCATCCTCCTATAGTATTGAAATGTTTAAAGACGCAGTAGCTGGATTAAGAGGCTTTTCGGCTCCTGTATCTGTGGGTTTTGGTAATAATTTACCTATGAAATTAGATGTCGAAGCTACTGCAGGCGGTCATATGATCTTCTGGATAGCACCTAGATTATAA
- a CDS encoding RNA polymerase subunit Rpo13, producing MVFGMSEDEEKEETNEEEATEERSSEETEEEFPKLSIQDIELLMKNTEIWDNLLNGKISIDEAKKIFEENYKEYEKRDSKKKARKSVSKKVKKSKKKEKSVEG from the coding sequence TTGGTATTTGGTATGTCAGAAGACGAGGAGAAGGAGGAGACTAACGAGGAGGAGGCGACTGAGGAAAGAAGTAGTGAGGAAACTGAAGAGGAATTTCCAAAACTTTCAATTCAAGATATAGAGTTGCTAATGAAAAACACTGAAATTTGGGATAATTTATTGAATGGTAAGATCTCTATAGACGAGGCTAAAAAGATATTTGAGGAGAATTATAAGGAGTATGAAAAGAGAGATTCAAAGAAGAAAGCAAGGAAGTCTGTTAGTAAAAAGGTTAAAAAGAGTAAGAAAAAAGAGAAAAGTGTAGAGGGTTAA
- a CDS encoding ATP-binding protein produces the protein MYEKRHIVANALMLVLAYLVYYLVNYLSSPINGVFSSNLSVFVNNLSILLIIIPILTILFSIITTLMFSSIIVSLMYYMVSITYALVISNDANSGIIWSTFLNLFGYYVLATAIIGIILGISRRSFPDELLLNISKIKIEVTLKKVLYGISFLALSYVVFYQLLSNLLLLLGSLVTFIITLFASDNLSFPLILLSWLSAPYLLTQLIFSKTYEDGIELGTVEGVLAPTLINRISNTKYGWKKLSNKKFYLNFANSKNYNMLIIGTSGSGKSSLAKSIIKKLPEVSYLVFDLHGEYDIENSEKIDISKNSLNPLSLNGTSPRQRALEVAYMLRSIFKLGNLQTIDIFNIIMDTYAEKGIDENDESTWGIEPPSFRDVLLILEKRKKLVNNSQDLSRLSSIEPYIQFLSNQILNGNSLNMEKIFEKSVILDFSKVATDELKYILIETILRDFRNYLYRRGVSTLWKFLVIDEAPFILSKETGSELVERLFAEVRKFGVGVILISQITENLENIFQNSNYIFIFNIIEPKELDYISRALGGSDRDKYDAIYQAIQSLDRAYVVTVTGNSRDILLVKLNSLK, from the coding sequence ATGTATGAGAAGAGACACATTGTAGCTAATGCTCTGATGCTTGTTCTAGCTTATCTAGTTTATTATCTGGTGAACTATTTGAGTTCACCTATAAATGGTGTTTTTAGTAGTAATTTGAGCGTATTTGTAAATAACTTATCTATATTGCTGATAATCATACCTATATTAACTATATTATTTTCAATAATCACTACTTTAATGTTCTCGTCTATAATTGTCTCTTTAATGTATTATATGGTATCCATAACTTACGCTTTAGTAATTTCCAATGATGCAAACTCTGGGATCATATGGTCTACTTTCTTAAATTTATTTGGTTATTATGTTCTCGCGACTGCAATTATAGGTATAATTCTAGGAATCTCAAGGAGAAGTTTCCCAGATGAACTATTGCTGAATATTTCAAAAATTAAGATAGAGGTGACATTGAAAAAAGTCTTATATGGAATCTCCTTTTTAGCTTTGTCATATGTAGTATTTTATCAACTATTATCAAACCTTCTTTTACTATTGGGCAGTTTAGTTACTTTTATAATAACACTCTTTGCTAGTGATAATCTGAGTTTCCCATTAATTTTATTATCTTGGCTCTCGGCACCTTACTTACTTACTCAATTAATTTTTTCTAAAACTTATGAGGATGGTATAGAATTGGGCACAGTAGAAGGAGTGTTAGCTCCTACCTTAATTAATAGAATTTCTAATACTAAATATGGATGGAAAAAACTATCTAATAAAAAATTTTATCTTAATTTTGCGAATTCAAAAAATTATAATATGCTAATAATAGGTACGAGTGGATCTGGAAAATCTAGTCTAGCTAAAAGTATTATAAAGAAGTTACCAGAGGTTAGCTACTTAGTATTTGATCTACATGGAGAATATGATATAGAAAATTCAGAGAAAATTGATATCTCTAAGAACTCGCTAAATCCTCTTTCTCTAAATGGTACATCTCCTAGACAAAGAGCATTGGAAGTAGCTTATATGTTAAGGTCTATTTTTAAGCTTGGTAATTTACAGACTATTGACATTTTTAATATTATTATGGATACTTATGCAGAGAAAGGTATTGATGAAAATGATGAAAGCACATGGGGTATTGAACCACCGTCGTTCAGGGATGTTCTATTAATTCTGGAGAAAAGGAAAAAGTTGGTAAATAACTCGCAGGATCTTTCACGTTTATCTTCAATAGAACCTTATATACAGTTTCTATCTAATCAAATTTTGAATGGTAATAGTTTGAATATGGAAAAGATTTTTGAGAAAAGTGTTATTCTGGACTTTTCTAAGGTAGCTACAGATGAGCTAAAGTATATTCTAATTGAGACTATCTTAAGGGATTTTAGAAACTATTTATATAGACGTGGGGTTTCTACATTGTGGAAATTTTTAGTTATAGACGAGGCTCCTTTTATCCTAAGCAAAGAAACTGGCTCTGAACTCGTTGAAAGGCTCTTTGCTGAGGTAAGAAAATTCGGCGTAGGAGTGATTTTGATATCCCAAATAACCGAAAACTTGGAAAATATTTTTCAGAATTCAAATTATATCTTTATCTTTAATATAATTGAGCCAAAAGAGTTAGATTACATAAGTAGGGCATTAGGGGGAAGTGATAGAGATAAATACGATGCAATTTACCAAGCTATCCAATCTTTAGACAGGGCATATGTGGTCACAGTAACTGGGAATTCCAGAGATATACTTTTAGTAAAGCTTAATTCTTTAAAATAA